The segment gGAGTTGAgaaatctttcacctgcactcagtgtggaaagggtttctcATACAAACATTGCCTTGagagtcacatgagaattcacactggagagaaaccgtttacatgtgatcaatgtgggaagagtttcactgcTTCATCAGGCCTTAAGTATCACATgagcatccacactggagagaaaccatacacatgtgatcagtgtgggaagagtttcactcaaTCTTCAGGCCTTAAGTATCACATGAGcatccacaccggagagaaaccctttacatgtgatcagtgtgggaagagtttcactcaaTCTTCAGGCCTTAAGTATCACATGAGCATCCACAACGGAGAGAAACCGtttacatgtgatcagtgtgggaagagtttcactcaaTCTTCAGGCCTTAAGTATCACATGAGcatccacaccggagagaaaccctttacatgtgatcagtgtgggaagagtttcactcaaTCTTCAGGCCTTAAGTATCACATGAGCATCCACAACGGAGAGAAACCGtttacatgtgatcagtgtgggaagagtttcactcaaTCTTCAGGCCTTAAGTATCACATGAGcatccacaccggagagaaaccctttacatgtgatcagtgtgggaagagtttcactcaaTCTTCAGGCCTTAAGTATCACATGAGcatccacaccggagagaaaccgtttacatgtgatcagtgtgggaagagtttcactgcTTCATCAGGCCTTAAGTATCACATGAGcatccacaccggagagaaaccatttacatgtga is part of the Garra rufa chromosome 1, GarRuf1.0, whole genome shotgun sequence genome and harbors:
- the LOC141328647 gene encoding uncharacterized protein isoform X1, with the translated sequence MKNNVLFISELFEENKENEELSEVEQENHVKTEEKHLSYSQRQKDLKKIGVEKSFTCTQCGKGFSYKHCLESHMRIHTGEKPFTCDQCGKSFTASSGLKYHMSIHTGEKPYTCDQCGKSFTQSSGLKYHMSIHTGEKPFTCDQCGKSFTQSSGLKYHMSIHNGEKPFTCDQCGKSFTQSSGLKYHMSIHTGEKPFTCDQCGKSFTQSSGLKYHMSIHNGEKPFTCDQCGKSFTQSSGLKYHMSIHTGEKPFTCDQCGKSFTQSSGLKYHMSIHTGEKPFTCDQCGKSFTASSGLKYHMSIHTGEKPFTCDQCGKSFTDSSHLKDHMSIHNGEKLFSCDQCGKSFLRASYLKKHLRRIHTGEKPHKCSHCDKRFSNSSALKRHERIHTGEKPYHCTECGKCFIQLSALNSHTKQIHSK